One Bythopirellula goksoeyrii genomic window, GGCCCGTTCGTAGAGCTTCTCGTCGAGCCCTGGTTTCAACGTGTTGAGCACTTTCATCGAAGCACCGAGGATCGACTCACTCAGCTCTCGGTGGATCAGTTCTGTTTTCATAGAGAAGTTCTCCTATTGATTAACCACGGATGACACGGATGGGCACGGATAAGATAGCGAGCCGAGACTCTTCCGGGGCGATTCCATCGCGCTTGCGCTCACAGTCTATCCATTTTACTGTCGACGATTCAAGCAACGACTCATAGAGTCTTATCCGTGCTTATCTGCGCTATCCGTGGTCACTAAACCGGAAGATCGACTCGCTCAGCTCTCGGTGGATCAGTTCTTTTTTCATAGAGAAGTTCTCCTATTGATTAACCACGGATGACAAGGATGGGCACAGTTAGGATAGCGCGTGCCAAGACTGTTTCAGAGCGATCTCATGGCGTTTGCGCTGACATTCAATCCATTATTACTGTCGACGATCTAAGCAACCACACGTAGAGTTTTATCTGTGTTATCCGTGGTCACCAAACCGGGAAGATATTGTCCGGCCGCCGCTACGCCGGAGGCTAATCAATGCCGTTGCTAAAGTGAGGAGCAACACGAGGGAGTTAGGTTCAGGAACTGCGGCAATTGATAATGTGCCGGTGTAGTTGCGCTGCCAGTGGAGAAAATCACGACCATCGGTGTCTCCGTCGCCATCGGCATCGCCATTGGCGTTGACGGCGTAGTAGTTGCGCCAAGTGGTCAGGTCGCCTGCGTCGACATCGCCGTCGCCATTGAAGTCGCCTGGGAGCGAAGGAAAACTGGGGATGACTGTCGTGTGGCCGATGTCGCGTAGGAAAGCCAGATCAAGTTCCGTGAGCGATTTGCGTTGGCCGGTGGTGATATTTGGATCGATGACCACCTCTTGTTGAGCCCCGTCGCTGATACGTCGGCTCATTAATCCCGACGCTGCATGGCTTCCTATGGGGTCCATCATTGTGGGGGGCACGATGAGGTTCGCCCCACTTCCTGTGAGCGCCTGGACTTGCGAACCGGTCCAACTGGTTCCCGACACCTTAGAATCCCACGTTGGCGAGCTACCGATTCCCAGGGTATGCAGCATTTCGTGGAGGGCGACCGAGTAGAGATCGTTCTTGCCGGCGGCAACTGCGGTCGTGTGGTCGAAATGCCAGTAGGTGCTCAGCTGAGTATCAGTGTCTTTCACGCCGTTGTTGTTGCTATCCCAATCGAAGGAAATACTGCCGTAGGCGAGGCCGTAGTCGACGTCAATGTCGGCGGACACATTGCCCAAGGTAGCGCTTCCCATCGCTGTACCAATGACAGGACCCGAACCACGCTTGTAGGCGGCCTGGGCCTTCGATTCGGCAATTGACACGGCGCCTGGCAGGCCGTTTGGGTTGGTCCCTCCCCCTGAAAACTGTGAATAATCAAGCTGCACCAAACCAGGGGAGCCCACGCCAAGCGTATTGCCTGTCAAATTGCGGGCACCGACGAATAGATTCACTACATTGGAAGATATCGTCGCGTTTGGAACGATAATATGCCCATCCGTATTGGAGAGAGGATCACGGTATTTGAACTCGAAGCCGAAGGTAATTTCAGCTCCGCCACTAGAGCCGGAATAGGCGTCAGTGGTGACTGCACTGAGCGATGTCGTGACAGCGGTTGACAGATCAAAAGCGGCTGCATCAATGGCCGCTTTGGCGACAGGGTCATGCAGAGTGGAGAACAACGGGCTGCTAGGGTATTGCAAATCTATCGTGAGCGCTTCACTCTGGGGAGCGAAGCTGACGGCCAGAATCGCTGCGTACACCGCTCGAATCCGAACTCTATTTCGCAGCATGATAGGGCCTCTACTCTTCGTCACGAAACCGCTGTTGAGACGGGGCGATCTCGTCTTCAATCTGCTTAAGGATGTTTTCAAGTTCCAAGATGTCGCTGGGAATCATGTGCTTCGAGAGCTCTTTCATGAGCGGGGCCGTGGCGGGGTGATCGCGGGCGATCAAATCGGCGATGTCTTTTTGATAAGTACGTACCCGATCAAAACGAGCCTGTCGATACAAGGAAGGGAGTGCAAAAAGCTTCAAAAGCAACAATCCTTCGACGGTAGCACAGGGGATCGTCCGATTTGCAAACTCCTGATTGACCGTGTAGTTGTGGCGTACCTTTTCAAACAGTTTGTTTTTAGGAAAGAAGTAATCGACCCGCAATTCTTCTAGCCAGCCTCGCGCAAACTCGACATTGGATTCCTCTATTCGAATCTCAGGCAATTTCTCCAAGTCTTTGCGAGCAACAATCAGATCGATGGCCTGCGTGTTGCGACCTTCGACATTCACCAGCATGGCAATGCCGCCGACGAGGACATATTCGACTTCGCGCTCTTCAAGTAAGTCAAAGAGACGAGGAATCGACTGGAGCAGTTTGCTGACATCCATGGTGCGGAGTCGCTCCCCATTTTTTGGATCGAACACGATTCCATTGACGATCACTTCACCGATATTTACCAAGTGGTAAGCCATGCCTCTATTTTAGCAGAGATCGATCTAAATGGCAGCGCGAACCACATGCTATTGGGCTAACTCTTGTAATGCTGCCTGCTCTGCTTCTAGAAGACGCTGCTTCATGGCGAGCCCCTCGGGGGCTGAGTAGCCACCCAGGCGGCCACCAGAAGCAAGCACGCGGTGACAGGGCACAACTAGAGGAATGCGATTGTTGGACATTACGGATCCAACTGCCCGCGCGGCGCCGGGGTGCCCTACCGAATCTGCTAGCTCACCGTAAGTGGAGGTCTCTCCCCAGGGAATGGCTCGACACGCAGCAATTACCTGTCTTTGGAACTTGGTCAGTCCAGCGATTGAGATCGGCAAGTCGTCGAAGTCCACTGCTTCGCCCTCGGCAAAGCGAGAGAGACGTTCTTCGAGTTGCTCGGCGAGATAGGCGTCCTCTCCTGGATCGCTTGTGGTTTTACTGCGTGGACTAGCGGAGCTGTCCAGTCTTTCATTGAGAGCTTTGCGAGCAGCCATTGCGGTGGGATACCCAAACGTGAGTGCCAAGACCTCACCACCGTCGATCAGAAAAGCCATATGCCCAAGAGCCGTGTCGAATGATTTTAGCATCGGTATTCTCCGCAAGGATTGCTGTTGGGAAGAGCCAACCTGTATTATATGCCCTCACGTGGATTCCTGACGAGAGGTGGCAAATCTCCGCAGAAAAGAGGGGGGTTCCAAAGTAAGTGTCGACTCTCGAATCCTACTCGGGATTCCCCGCCCCGGGGTTTAATCCTTGGCAGTCTCTTTCTATACTGGAAGTAGCTAGGTCAGAGGGACGTTTCTGTCGACAAGGGGCCGAGATGGCTCAAGAAACTCCTAGCTGAGTTCACGCAGGCACTACAACCAAGATGAATGCATACCAATCGCTGGCCGACGACTACTACGTCAACATGAATCTCAGCACCGAGATGGAACTACCGAGCAATCGGGAAACGGTGCTTCACTTCTTCGAGCAGTTGCAAAAATCTTATCCTGAGATGCGCAACTTTTACTCCCGAGACAAACGGGACTTTGTTTTGGAAGAGGATAAAGATCGTGGGAATCATCGCTGGTGTGCTGTCGAACCCCGTCGTATCTCGTCTGGGTATGTGAATCCAGAGCAAACGGAAGACGCTTGGGAGCAGCATCGTCGCATTCTTGAAATTGCGCCGTATGGTCTGAGCGTCAGCCCGTTGGACTGCGAAGCGTTGGATCTCTTGATGGGCTTCGACTTCAACTATCGAGGAAACCACAACCATCTCGTTGCCGAGGCGCTGGGAGTTTGTCCGGCTATGGAAGGACTGGGAGCACTTCCTGGGGCAACCATCATCAGCCATGAACCAAACATCACGATTGCCCTGGATGACGAATGTCGGTTGCAATGTCGCTTGAGTGTTGAATCACGAACCAACGCCTATCAGATTCGTACCGGCGAATTTCAGGAAGAACAGCTGAGTGTCTACATCACTGCGCGTCACTATGGCAGTTTGTCCAACGGGCAAACCTATCCCGAATTGCTCAAGCGTTTGCAAGAGGTCTGTTGTCATGTGGTTGACAATTACGCGACAGAATCTGTGTTGCAGCCGCTGGCCCGTGCGATTGCACTGGGTTGAGCTGCTTTCGTTGTGCTCCGCCAATCCGCTCATTCAGGATGCACGATCTGCCGAGTAACCAATTCCACTTATTTCGCCAGACCATATTGTTCAAGCTTGCGCTTGAGCGTGGTGCGGTGCAAACCTAAGGCTCGTGCTGCGGGTGCATATTCGTTGGAAAAGTGGTCCATTGCACTCTGCAAGAGGGCGGGTTCCACCTCTTCCAGAAAGCGCTCGTAAACTAGGCCTTCGCTGCTCGGGTCGCCAAGTAAATCGGCAGCTCGTAGTCTGGCAAGTTGTTCTAGAGACTTGGTGGCGACTGTTGAGCTGCCATCGTCGGTTTGCTTTGCGATTGGAGCAGGGAGATGCTCGGGTAGAATTCTTCCAGACCCTGAGTTAGAGAGGGCTTGTGCCAGAGCGTCGCGTAGTTCATCCAGGTTTCCAAACCACTTTCGTTGTAATAGTTCGTCCCTAGTTTCTTTCGTAAAGTTTGCCTCCTCACCCGCGAGCAAGCTTGCGAAGTGTTGAGCCAATAAGAGGATGTCGTCTGCCCTCTCTCGCAGGGGAGGAATCGCTATCTCGAATTCGCTGAGGTGATAGCAGAGATCCTGTCGGAATTCACCGGAGTGAACACGGTGAGATAAGTCTTGACTTGAAGATGAGATCACGCGAATGTCTGTGCGGATCGGTCGGTTTGTCCCCAAGGGAATCACTTCCGCTTGGTCGAGAGCCCGTATTAACTTTGCTTGGATGGGCAATGAAATATCGGCCACTTCATCGAGAAACAGAGTTCCACCGCTGGCCTCAAGCAGGAGCCCGTTGCGTGCAGGAAATGAATCAGAGGAACCGCCAATCTTGTGGCCGAATAATTCTGCCTCGGCCATAGTAGGGCTCAGGGCCTTCACATTCACTGCAACAAACGGTCCGGTAGAGCGTGTTGAATGTTGGTGAATCGCGCGGGCCGCTTCTTCTTTGCCGACGCCTTGTTCGCCCGTTATCAGAACGGACACTTCGGAACTTGCCGCAAGGGCGATTCTCTTGAAAACCTCTTGCATTCCCTGCGTTTGACCGAGCATTGCCCCTCCAGCCTTAACGATTGCTTGTGGGGTGGAGAGAGAGGGTAGCTCAAATGCTCGATTGATTGTTGCCCGCACCTCTGCCAGATCGAAAGGTTTGAGCAAGTATTCGAACGCCCCGTTTTGCACAGCACGGACAGCAGTTTCCAGATCTCCAAAGGCAGTCATTACCACAACGGGGGCCGAAATGAGACATTCCCGAAATTTAGGGAGAGCTGAAATACCATCAATTCCTGGCAGCCTTACATCAAGTAACAAGAGATCAAAGTGGGTAATCGCAGCTATCTGCAACCCCTGCTCTGCGGAAGCTGCTACTTCTACTTCGTGTCCCAGTGACAAAGCGAGTTGCTCGATTCCCCAGCAGATTGCTGGCTCATC contains:
- a CDS encoding dockerin type I domain-containing protein; translated protein: MLRNRVRIRAVYAAILAVSFAPQSEALTIDLQYPSSPLFSTLHDPVAKAAIDAAAFDLSTAVTTSLSAVTTDAYSGSSGGAEITFGFEFKYRDPLSNTDGHIIVPNATISSNVVNLFVGARNLTGNTLGVGSPGLVQLDYSQFSGGGTNPNGLPGAVSIAESKAQAAYKRGSGPVIGTAMGSATLGNVSADIDVDYGLAYGSISFDWDSNNNGVKDTDTQLSTYWHFDHTTAVAAGKNDLYSVALHEMLHTLGIGSSPTWDSKVSGTSWTGSQVQALTGSGANLIVPPTMMDPIGSHAASGLMSRRISDGAQQEVVIDPNITTGQRKSLTELDLAFLRDIGHTTVIPSFPSLPGDFNGDGDVDAGDLTTWRNYYAVNANGDADGDGDTDGRDFLHWQRNYTGTLSIAAVPEPNSLVLLLTLATALISLRRSGGRTISSRFGDHG
- a CDS encoding methylated-DNA--[protein]-cysteine S-methyltransferase, which produces MLKSFDTALGHMAFLIDGGEVLALTFGYPTAMAARKALNERLDSSASPRSKTTSDPGEDAYLAEQLEERLSRFAEGEAVDFDDLPISIAGLTKFQRQVIAACRAIPWGETSTYGELADSVGHPGAARAVGSVMSNNRIPLVVPCHRVLASGGRLGGYSAPEGLAMKQRLLEAEQAALQELAQ
- a CDS encoding type 1 glutamine amidotransferase family protein; the protein is MNAYQSLADDYYVNMNLSTEMELPSNRETVLHFFEQLQKSYPEMRNFYSRDKRDFVLEEDKDRGNHRWCAVEPRRISSGYVNPEQTEDAWEQHRRILEIAPYGLSVSPLDCEALDLLMGFDFNYRGNHNHLVAEALGVCPAMEGLGALPGATIISHEPNITIALDDECRLQCRLSVESRTNAYQIRTGEFQEEQLSVYITARHYGSLSNGQTYPELLKRLQEVCCHVVDNYATESVLQPLARAIALG
- a CDS encoding sigma-54-dependent transcriptional regulator — its product is MARILVVDDEPAICWGIEQLALSLGHEVEVAASAEQGLQIAAITHFDLLLLDVRLPGIDGISALPKFRECLISAPVVVMTAFGDLETAVRAVQNGAFEYLLKPFDLAEVRATINRAFELPSLSTPQAIVKAGGAMLGQTQGMQEVFKRIALAASSEVSVLITGEQGVGKEEAARAIHQHSTRSTGPFVAVNVKALSPTMAEAELFGHKIGGSSDSFPARNGLLLEASGGTLFLDEVADISLPIQAKLIRALDQAEVIPLGTNRPIRTDIRVISSSSQDLSHRVHSGEFRQDLCYHLSEFEIAIPPLRERADDILLLAQHFASLLAGEEANFTKETRDELLQRKWFGNLDELRDALAQALSNSGSGRILPEHLPAPIAKQTDDGSSTVATKSLEQLARLRAADLLGDPSSEGLVYERFLEEVEPALLQSAMDHFSNEYAPAARALGLHRTTLKRKLEQYGLAK